A single window of Microscilla marina ATCC 23134 DNA harbors:
- a CDS encoding FAD-dependent oxidoreductase: MDSNQKIIIVGAGLAGSLLSIYMARRGFQVEVYEKRPDMRKADISAGRSINLALSHRGIRALERANIAKKILADAIPMRGRMLHSIEGALTFVPYGKNDSEYINSISRGGLNIALMNIAESYDKVNFMFNEACESVDFEAGTIELKNAQSGESRQIKGEVIIGADGAGSAIRAAIDGCLKGQDGFQNNTEFLVHGYKELTIPSGEAGAFLIDKNSLHIWPRGSYMLIALPNLDGSFTCTLFFPNEGENSFATLDTPDKVKAFFETTFADAVPYLPELTQEFFDNPTGLLGTVRCYPWHFGGKAVLVGDAAHAIVPFYGQGMNASFEDCIAFDECLEKYGNEGWQKVFEEYQALRKANSDAIATLAVENFYEMRDGVADPAFLRKRQLERMLENKYDDYHSKYSMVTFNPAISYAEAHKRGNRQNEFLLEVCRKVDSVDELNVDEIYAQLKAALL, encoded by the coding sequence ATGGATTCTAATCAGAAAATTATCATTGTTGGAGCTGGATTAGCTGGCTCTTTACTGTCTATTTACATGGCACGTCGTGGGTTTCAGGTAGAAGTATACGAAAAACGACCTGATATGCGTAAGGCAGACATCAGCGCCGGAAGGTCAATCAACCTGGCTTTGTCGCATCGAGGCATTCGAGCGTTGGAACGTGCCAACATTGCCAAAAAAATTCTTGCTGATGCTATTCCTATGAGAGGGCGCATGTTGCATAGCATAGAGGGTGCCCTTACTTTTGTGCCTTATGGCAAAAACGATTCTGAGTATATCAACTCTATTTCAAGAGGGGGGTTAAATATTGCCTTGATGAACATAGCTGAAAGTTACGACAAGGTAAATTTCATGTTTAACGAAGCTTGCGAATCTGTAGATTTTGAGGCGGGTACCATTGAGTTAAAAAACGCCCAATCAGGCGAAAGCCGTCAAATAAAGGGTGAGGTGATCATTGGTGCCGATGGAGCTGGTTCGGCGATTAGAGCTGCTATAGATGGGTGCCTAAAGGGACAAGATGGCTTTCAAAATAACACCGAGTTTTTGGTGCATGGCTACAAAGAACTGACAATTCCTTCAGGTGAAGCAGGCGCTTTTTTGATTGATAAAAACTCATTACATATTTGGCCACGGGGTTCTTATATGCTCATTGCTTTGCCCAACCTGGATGGAAGTTTTACTTGCACCTTGTTTTTTCCAAACGAGGGTGAGAATAGTTTTGCTACCTTAGATACGCCCGACAAAGTCAAAGCATTTTTTGAGACAACTTTTGCTGATGCAGTACCTTATTTGCCTGAGCTTACCCAAGAGTTTTTCGACAACCCTACTGGTTTGTTGGGCACTGTACGCTGTTATCCCTGGCATTTTGGCGGCAAGGCAGTACTGGTAGGCGATGCTGCCCATGCCATTGTTCCTTTTTATGGGCAAGGAATGAATGCCTCATTTGAAGATTGTATTGCTTTTGACGAATGTCTGGAGAAGTATGGCAACGAAGGTTGGCAAAAAGTGTTTGAGGAGTATCAGGCGTTGCGTAAAGCCAATTCAGACGCGATTGCAACCCTTGCGGTAGAAAATTTTTACGAAATGCGCGATGGAGTAGCTGATCCGGCTTTTTTGCGTAAGCGACAGTTAGAGCGTATGCTCGAAAACAAATACGACGATTATCACTCCAAATACTCTATGGTTACATTTAACCCTGCTATCTCTTATGCAGAGGCGCATAAGCGTGGCAATCGTCAAAACGAGTTTTTACTGGAGGTTTGCCGCAAGGTAGACTCGGTAGATGAGTTGAATGTAGACGAAATTTATGCGCAACTAAAGGCAGCTTTGTTATAG
- a CDS encoding SPOR domain-containing protein — protein sequence MLLRKSKFFYLQWLLCYCAIVGINGTYAPLQAQTDPTTTPDSVFIRAREYNLFRFSYHPANAIPSDSVVIHLNTPLPLLPYVVNARLDSVFAGWFPDGEPTQTLKRMAGYRIIVYRGVSHKKAVRTRELIYKNYGNWRSYLTFKNPNYIVKAGDFTNKKNAEKARKKLKKRFGDISLVPDRITIWFATYSNPWK from the coding sequence ATGTTGTTACGTAAATCGAAATTTTTTTATCTGCAGTGGTTACTTTGCTATTGTGCAATAGTTGGCATCAACGGTACTTATGCTCCTTTACAAGCCCAAACTGATCCTACTACTACCCCAGATAGTGTTTTTATAAGAGCCCGTGAATACAACCTGTTTAGGTTCAGTTATCACCCTGCCAATGCCATCCCCAGCGATTCAGTCGTTATACATCTCAATACACCATTACCTTTGTTGCCTTATGTGGTCAATGCCCGCCTTGATTCAGTTTTTGCGGGTTGGTTTCCAGATGGAGAGCCTACCCAAACCCTGAAAAGAATGGCAGGGTACCGGATTATTGTATACCGGGGAGTTTCGCATAAAAAAGCAGTAAGAACCCGCGAACTTATATACAAAAATTATGGTAACTGGAGGTCTTATTTGACGTTCAAAAACCCTAACTATATTGTGAAAGCGGGAGACTTTACTAACAAAAAAAATGCTGAAAAAGCCCGTAAAAAACTTAAAAAACGTTTTGGTGATATCTCTTTGGTACCCGATCGAATTACAATATGGTTTGCCACTTATTCGAACCCCTGGAAATAG
- a CDS encoding DsbA family protein: MTDNKTIRYFADPMCSWCWGAAASVTRLKEQYHEFDFELVMGGLRPYETRPLDATNRDKLIQHWRQIGEATGQPFDETILHTPGFVYNTEAAARAVVTVKKINPAMTFVFFKAVQKAFYEEGKHPQQLSTYLGLCQNMGISAEEFVRVFELQTTKDATSEEFMRSKTFYGITGFPTLLLQFGDKAKPIARGYLPYEQMEQNIEQILMKYAK; this comes from the coding sequence ATGACCGACAATAAAACCATCCGCTATTTTGCCGACCCAATGTGTTCTTGGTGTTGGGGGGCGGCAGCATCCGTAACTCGTTTGAAAGAGCAATACCACGAATTTGATTTTGAGTTGGTGATGGGTGGTTTGCGCCCCTACGAGACCCGCCCACTAGATGCCACCAACCGCGACAAGCTGATACAGCACTGGAGGCAAATTGGCGAAGCTACCGGACAACCTTTTGACGAGACTATTTTACACACCCCTGGTTTTGTTTATAACACCGAAGCTGCGGCAAGAGCAGTGGTCACGGTTAAAAAAATAAATCCTGCAATGACTTTTGTTTTTTTTAAAGCAGTACAAAAAGCTTTTTATGAAGAAGGTAAACATCCACAGCAGTTAAGCACCTATCTTGGCCTTTGCCAAAATATGGGCATTTCTGCAGAGGAGTTTGTGCGTGTTTTTGAGTTACAAACTACTAAAGATGCTACATCAGAGGAGTTTATGCGTTCCAAAACTTTTTATGGTATTACAGGGTTTCCCACATTATTGCTACAGTTTGGCGATAAAGCCAAGCCTATAGCCAGAGGGTACTTGCCCTATGAACAAATGGAGCAAAATATAGAGCAAATTTTAATGAAATATGCTAAGTAG
- a CDS encoding ComEA family DNA-binding protein encodes MFSYFLSKQQHKLLALFIVLLVGSFFSTVRAQDYPRPAIDIDNFIQELFSVQSEDINYEDVYETLFQFYRSPLNLNTASREDLESLFVLSELQINSLLKHININGKLLSIYEIQAIPHFDATTIYRLLPFVFVRPAGLYIDARPLWQRILRERESNYLILRYDRVLQKKKGFTPADTNSKGEPNSRYAGSPGRMYTRYRISHRKDFSLGFTVEKDDGEQLTWDTRTRRYGADFLSFHAFVENQGRLKALALGDYQLQFGQSLLLAGGFNIGKGAETVQTIRRSNLGIRPYTSTLESGFFRGVAATYQFNRIEVTGFYSYNLMDANVLNSGDTLSQTEAFIQSFQTSGFHRTATEINAKGNIGERIVGSNVLYRSKDRNFQAGAIMLHTRYSKELKREDRIYNRFEFNGQENYNLGAHLSYNWQNFTFFGEGAQSKSGGRGAVAGFVSSLAPHIELAMLYRNFDKNFHSFYGSALGEGSRNINEEGIYWGIKVRPFKKIQLAAYYDRFRFPWLRFQADAPSSGHEFLARASYKFSRQVQLFGQYREEVKQKNQPNNSSNIDFLINTTRRNYIINLNYRMPRTLTLHSRLQMSSYQEGDMPITQGYALVQDVGFKVGKFTIDIRFSLFDTEDFNNRQYVFEKDVLWAFSIPAYSGVGFRNYALVRYRLSRKINIWLRYAQFSYRNQNTVGSGLEEIQGSVRSEIKAQVRIKF; translated from the coding sequence ATGTTTAGTTATTTTTTATCAAAACAACAACACAAGTTACTTGCCCTCTTTATTGTGCTACTTGTTGGGAGTTTTTTTAGTACTGTAAGGGCTCAAGATTACCCACGCCCGGCTATAGATATTGATAATTTCATTCAAGAGCTTTTTTCAGTACAAAGCGAAGATATCAACTACGAAGATGTATATGAAACACTTTTTCAGTTTTACCGGAGCCCTCTGAACCTCAACACCGCCAGTCGCGAAGATTTGGAATCGTTGTTTGTGTTATCTGAACTACAAATCAATAGTTTGCTCAAGCACATCAATATCAATGGTAAGCTGTTAAGCATCTATGAAATACAAGCCATTCCTCACTTCGACGCCACTACTATTTACCGTTTGCTGCCTTTTGTATTTGTTCGTCCGGCGGGCTTATACATCGATGCCCGCCCACTTTGGCAACGCATTTTACGGGAACGGGAAAGTAATTACTTGATTTTGCGTTATGACCGCGTGTTGCAAAAGAAAAAAGGTTTTACCCCTGCCGACACCAACTCTAAAGGTGAACCCAATAGTCGTTATGCAGGCTCACCCGGCAGAATGTATACCCGCTATAGGATAAGTCACCGCAAAGACTTCAGTTTGGGGTTTACTGTAGAAAAAGATGATGGCGAACAGTTAACTTGGGATACCCGTACCCGACGTTATGGGGCTGATTTTCTCTCTTTCCACGCATTTGTTGAGAATCAGGGCAGACTCAAAGCTTTGGCGCTGGGCGATTATCAACTACAGTTTGGGCAAAGCCTTCTATTGGCAGGAGGGTTTAATATAGGCAAGGGGGCAGAAACAGTACAAACCATTCGCCGGAGTAACCTGGGCATACGACCTTATACTTCTACGCTCGAATCAGGCTTTTTTAGAGGAGTAGCTGCCACCTATCAATTTAACAGGATCGAAGTAACCGGGTTTTATTCTTATAACTTAATGGATGCCAATGTACTGAATAGTGGTGATACACTTTCGCAAACTGAGGCTTTCATTCAATCTTTTCAAACCAGTGGGTTTCACCGGACAGCCACCGAAATCAATGCCAAAGGCAATATAGGCGAACGCATTGTGGGCAGTAATGTACTGTATAGGAGTAAGGATCGTAACTTTCAGGCAGGCGCTATTATGCTGCATACACGCTACAGCAAAGAGTTAAAACGTGAAGACCGGATTTACAATAGGTTTGAGTTTAACGGTCAAGAGAATTACAACCTTGGTGCACACCTGAGCTATAATTGGCAAAATTTCACTTTTTTTGGCGAAGGGGCTCAGTCTAAAAGTGGTGGAAGAGGTGCTGTAGCGGGGTTTGTATCAAGTTTGGCACCCCATATAGAATTGGCAATGCTTTATCGTAACTTCGACAAAAATTTTCATAGTTTTTATGGTTCGGCACTGGGCGAAGGTAGTCGCAACATCAATGAAGAAGGCATCTACTGGGGAATCAAGGTAAGACCATTCAAAAAAATTCAGTTGGCAGCATACTACGACCGCTTTCGTTTTCCCTGGCTTAGATTCCAGGCAGACGCCCCCTCCAGTGGTCATGAGTTTCTGGCCAGAGCCAGTTATAAATTTTCTCGTCAAGTTCAGCTATTTGGGCAATACAGAGAGGAAGTCAAACAAAAAAACCAACCCAATAATAGCAGCAATATCGATTTTTTAATCAACACCACCCGCCGCAATTATATTATCAACTTAAACTACCGTATGCCCAGAACACTTACTTTACACTCCAGACTACAGATGAGCTCTTACCAGGAAGGTGACATGCCGATCACCCAGGGATACGCTCTGGTACAAGATGTAGGCTTTAAAGTTGGTAAGTTTACTATTGATATACGCTTTAGTTTGTTTGATACCGAAGATTTTAACAATCGTCAATATGTGTTTGAAAAAGATGTATTATGGGCTTTCTCTATCCCTGCCTATAGTGGGGTAGGCTTTCGAAATTATGCATTGGTACGCTACAGGCTTAGCCGAAAAATAAATATTTGGCTACGGTATGCACAATTTAGTTATCGTAATCAAAACACGGTAGGTTCAGGTTTAGAAGAGATACAAGGCAGTGTACGATCGGAGATAAAAGCACAGGTAAGAATAAAGTTTTAG
- a CDS encoding PorV/PorQ family protein, with amino-acid sequence MGKFFLSFWLTCFASLPMVWAQLENPAMGGRAKGIANASVAVRDHWALFNNIGGLAGIKKYTGQIAYNNRFGIANFQTFALGITAPVKVGAAGLSVSRFGDNLYSEQRIGIGYSHQIKNVSLGGKVNYVQVSIQDLGSKGTLVFEFGGIARLSKEVLFGAHIYNFNQGVFNTALGEEEKLPVIMKAGISYQPLSALMINAETEKNIDLPATFKVGLEYEIVPQIYVRTGIQTQPMTNYFGVGFQPKRFHLNYALTTNNLLGISHHLSFTYQLGKK; translated from the coding sequence ATGGGTAAATTTTTTTTAAGTTTCTGGCTCACCTGTTTTGCTTCACTTCCAATGGTGTGGGCTCAGCTCGAGAACCCAGCAATGGGTGGCAGGGCAAAAGGTATAGCCAACGCCTCAGTAGCAGTGCGTGATCATTGGGCTTTATTTAATAATATAGGGGGATTGGCTGGAATAAAAAAATATACAGGACAGATAGCCTACAATAACCGTTTTGGAATTGCCAACTTTCAAACTTTTGCTTTGGGTATTACGGCTCCAGTCAAAGTAGGGGCAGCAGGTCTCAGTGTCTCTCGGTTTGGTGATAACCTATACAGCGAACAACGGATTGGGATAGGATATAGCCACCAAATAAAGAATGTAAGTCTGGGGGGCAAAGTTAACTATGTACAGGTGAGTATTCAGGATTTAGGGAGCAAAGGCACACTGGTATTCGAGTTTGGCGGTATTGCCCGACTAAGTAAAGAAGTGCTATTTGGAGCACATATTTATAATTTTAACCAAGGGGTATTTAATACCGCTTTGGGTGAAGAAGAAAAGCTTCCGGTAATTATGAAAGCAGGTATATCTTACCAGCCTTTGAGTGCACTCATGATTAATGCAGAAACTGAGAAAAACATAGACCTACCAGCTACTTTTAAAGTTGGACTAGAGTATGAAATAGTGCCTCAAATATATGTCCGTACTGGTATACAAACCCAACCAATGACCAATTACTTTGGAGTAGGCTTTCAGCCCAAAAGGTTTCATTTAAATTATGCCCTCACTACCAACAATCTACTAGGCATCTCACATCATCTGTCATTTACTTATCAACTAGGTAAAAAATAG
- a CDS encoding CvfB family protein, producing MIKYGEHNRLRINREVDFGVYLIDDDGTEVLMPARYVPEDAQIGDEIEAFVYFDSEDRIVATTDTPKAKVGEFAYLKAVAVSKVGAFLDWGLPKDLMLPYSEQKRKVYTGSHYLVRIYVDDKTNRIVSTTKVGRYLEDSVLTELEEGQEVDITVCDSTYMGYQVIVNKQFLGLLYKNEVFRNLEPGEQTKGYVKKIRWDDFRVDVRLQPDGYGQVEPAAETILRVLNERGGKLPLSDKSAPEEVYEQLQMSKKVFKKAIGGLYKDRKIIIGVDEIKLAIPKRRQRE from the coding sequence ATGATAAAATATGGCGAACATAATCGCTTAAGAATTAACCGCGAAGTAGATTTTGGTGTCTATCTGATAGACGATGATGGAACAGAAGTATTGATGCCTGCCAGGTATGTACCCGAAGATGCCCAAATAGGCGACGAAATAGAAGCTTTTGTATATTTTGACTCCGAAGACCGCATTGTAGCAACTACTGATACGCCCAAAGCCAAGGTAGGGGAGTTTGCCTACCTCAAAGCGGTGGCAGTGTCTAAGGTGGGGGCTTTTTTAGACTGGGGTTTACCCAAAGACTTAATGTTGCCCTATAGCGAACAAAAACGTAAAGTGTATACAGGCTCTCATTACTTGGTGCGGATATACGTAGACGACAAAACCAATCGTATAGTGTCTACTACTAAGGTGGGGCGTTATCTCGAAGACAGCGTACTTACTGAACTGGAGGAAGGGCAAGAAGTAGATATTACAGTATGCGACTCTACCTATATGGGGTATCAGGTCATTGTAAACAAGCAGTTTTTGGGTTTGTTATACAAAAATGAGGTTTTTCGTAACCTTGAGCCTGGTGAACAGACCAAAGGCTATGTAAAGAAGATCCGTTGGGATGACTTTAGGGTAGATGTACGTTTGCAACCCGATGGTTATGGGCAAGTAGAACCTGCAGCAGAAACTATTTTGCGCGTGTTGAATGAGCGTGGTGGTAAGCTGCCACTGTCGGACAAGAGCGCCCCTGAAGAGGTTTATGAACAACTGCAAATGAGTAAAAAAGTATTTAAAAAAGCCATTGGGGGTTTATACAAAGATCGTAAAATAATTATTGGAGTAGACGAAATAAAACTGGCCATACCCAAACGCCGTCAACGTGAATGA
- a CDS encoding PspA/IM30 family protein, with the protein MGIFKRIKDIVKSNVNDRLDKIEEKNPEKMIKQVVTDMQKAVAQATSALATAMSQERKMEHEYKKNASAAKNWEHKAMQALQAGNEDVARQCLSKKSEAETQANQYKTMFERSQADTVKLREQVQDLKTKLQDAKNKESMLIARGKAAQARTKMAKELGNGVDAESALGKFDKYEEKIMKAEAEAEAYESLGSADKALDDEIKQISTDNNVDDDLAKLRAKINNQGTDQ; encoded by the coding sequence ATGGGAATATTTAAAAGAATAAAGGATATAGTCAAGTCTAATGTGAATGATCGTCTGGACAAAATTGAAGAAAAAAACCCAGAAAAGATGATCAAACAAGTAGTAACTGACATGCAAAAAGCGGTAGCTCAGGCAACATCGGCTTTGGCAACGGCTATGAGCCAGGAACGAAAGATGGAGCATGAATATAAGAAAAATGCCAGTGCTGCTAAAAACTGGGAGCATAAGGCGATGCAGGCTTTGCAGGCTGGTAACGAAGATGTTGCCCGTCAGTGTTTATCAAAAAAGAGCGAAGCCGAAACCCAAGCCAATCAATATAAAACAATGTTTGAGCGCTCGCAGGCCGATACTGTAAAGCTACGTGAACAGGTACAAGACCTGAAAACTAAGCTTCAGGATGCTAAAAACAAGGAAAGCATGCTCATTGCTCGTGGAAAAGCGGCTCAAGCCCGCACCAAAATGGCAAAAGAGCTAGGCAATGGTGTTGACGCAGAAAGTGCTTTGGGCAAGTTTGACAAATACGAGGAAAAAATTATGAAGGCTGAAGCCGAAGCCGAAGCTTACGAAAGTTTGGGCAGTGCAGACAAAGCACTAGACGACGAAATAAAACAAATAAGTACTGACAATAATGTAGATGATGACTTGGCGAAGCTCAGAGCCAAAATAAACAATCAGGGCACTGATCAGTAG
- a CDS encoding 3-hydroxyanthranilate 3,4-dioxygenase, translating into MKPFNVHNLLQWVEENKDELKPPVCNKEVYPGGDFIVMVIGGPNLRKDYHYNEGPEFFYQIKGDITLKVIEEGEFKDVVIKEGEMYLLNPKVPHSPQRPEGTVGLVIEEKRKDYQTDGFQWYCDSCGHKLHDEYFKLVNIEKQLPETFAKFNGNVELHKCSNCGDVLKVPNKATAAK; encoded by the coding sequence ATGAAACCATTCAATGTACACAATCTACTACAATGGGTAGAAGAAAATAAAGATGAGCTAAAACCACCAGTTTGTAACAAAGAAGTATACCCTGGGGGAGATTTTATAGTAATGGTAATAGGAGGACCCAACCTGCGCAAAGACTATCATTACAACGAGGGACCTGAGTTTTTCTATCAAATCAAGGGAGATATTACTCTAAAAGTGATAGAAGAAGGAGAGTTTAAAGATGTGGTAATTAAAGAAGGGGAAATGTACCTGTTGAACCCCAAAGTGCCACATTCTCCTCAACGCCCAGAGGGGACTGTAGGGTTGGTAATAGAAGAAAAACGCAAAGACTATCAAACCGATGGTTTTCAGTGGTATTGCGATAGCTGCGGGCATAAATTGCACGATGAGTATTTTAAACTGGTGAACATAGAGAAACAATTGCCCGAAACGTTTGCTAAGTTTAATGGCAATGTTGAATTACATAAATGTAGCAACTGTGGCGATGTGCTCAAAGTCCCCAACAAAGCAACGGCTGCTAAGTAA
- a CDS encoding sensor histidine kinase encodes MEAPTPHKNEKERLENLLSYYILDTFPEEDYDAITTIAAQICGTSISLISLIDDKRQWFKSRYGLAVPETPKEYAFCAHAINTPEAPMIINDSRKDQRFQDNPLVTGDPYVIFYAGIPLNTKEGFPLGTLCVIDEEPKELSEKQLKALQALSRQVIGLLELRKSKRELEDTNQRLAEANENLNKFVHVVAHDLKTPLNNITMIVDMLLIDQKMTEKQARYTNMIGKATGNLRHIIDRLLEYYKSDEIGKAKKVNLVLSELIDNLRSLLSMKAEINIQLHTVIHQLNTNQAVVEQVLLNLVTNAVKYNDKEVVEISITVTEDPAVYVFQVKDNGVGIAPENQEKIFEIFTTVSRQDRFGAQGSGIGLATVQKLVSSQGGVVNLVSEPGQGSTFSFTIKK; translated from the coding sequence ATGGAAGCACCTACTCCACATAAAAACGAGAAAGAACGTTTAGAAAACTTACTTTCCTATTATATTCTTGATACATTTCCAGAAGAAGATTATGATGCTATCACAACCATAGCTGCTCAGATTTGTGGCACTTCTATTTCGTTGATCAGCCTGATTGACGACAAACGCCAATGGTTTAAGTCTCGTTATGGTTTGGCGGTTCCCGAAACCCCCAAAGAATACGCTTTTTGTGCCCACGCTATCAATACCCCAGAGGCGCCTATGATCATTAATGACTCACGCAAAGATCAACGTTTTCAGGACAATCCGTTGGTCACGGGTGACCCTTATGTTATTTTTTATGCAGGTATTCCGCTTAATACCAAAGAAGGGTTTCCGCTGGGTACTTTATGTGTGATAGATGAGGAACCTAAAGAGTTGTCTGAAAAACAATTGAAAGCTCTTCAGGCATTGTCCAGGCAAGTCATTGGCTTGCTAGAGTTGCGCAAAAGCAAGCGGGAGCTTGAAGATACTAACCAAAGACTAGCTGAGGCAAACGAAAACCTCAATAAGTTTGTGCATGTGGTAGCTCACGATCTCAAAACTCCCTTAAATAATATCACCATGATTGTAGACATGTTGCTTATAGACCAAAAGATGACCGAAAAGCAAGCCCGCTATACCAATATGATTGGGAAAGCTACCGGTAATCTGCGTCATATCATTGATCGTTTGCTGGAGTATTACAAGAGTGATGAAATAGGCAAAGCCAAAAAAGTAAACCTGGTACTCAGTGAATTGATTGACAATTTAAGGTCTTTGTTGAGCATGAAAGCTGAAATAAATATTCAGTTGCATACCGTGATTCATCAGTTAAATACCAACCAGGCAGTTGTAGAGCAAGTGTTGCTAAACCTGGTAACCAATGCTGTCAAGTATAACGATAAAGAGGTTGTTGAAATTAGTATTACAGTAACCGAAGACCCAGCAGTGTATGTGTTTCAGGTAAAAGACAATGGAGTAGGCATTGCCCCCGAAAATCAGGAAAAAATATTTGAGATTTTTACCACCGTATCCAGGCAAGACCGTTTTGGGGCGCAAGGATCAGGCATAGGGCTGGCCACTGTACAAAAACTGGTGAGTTCACAAGGAGGTGTTGTAAATTTAGTATCTGAGCCTGGGCAAGGTTCAACATTTAGTTTTACTATTAAAAAATAA